The sequence below is a genomic window from Streptomyces sp. NBC_00582.
GGCGCCCTCGACCGCCGTCACCATCGCCCGCGGGCCGCCCGCGATGAGCCCGACGACCTGTCCGGGGGCGGTGTTGAAGGTGGGCGGACACTCGGACGCGTCGAGCACCCCGAGCCGCCCGGCGGTTCCGGCGCCGGCGTAGACCAACCGCCCACCGCGGCCCATCCGTTCGGCGACGGCGTCGATGGCGGCGGCGATCCGCGGAAGCTCCACGGCGACGGCGGCGGCCACCGCGGCGTCCTCGCCGTTCATGACCCGGGCGAGGTCGAGCGTGGGCAACCGGTCGATGTCGGCGAGTTCCGGCCGGAAGGCCTCGGTGGTGAGGGAGGAGAGCCGGCGGCGCAGATCGTCGGAGGGCGGGGTGGGTGGGGTGGGTGGGGTGGAGGTCATGGCAGACGGTCTTTCCGATGCGGGGCGTGCGGGTCCAGTGCGACACCTCTACCTGTGCCGGTGCGCCAACGCCTCGTACGACGCGGCCAACGCCGGCCCCGCCACCTCGTACGTCCGCTGGGCGACCCCCACGAACAGACAGTCCACCACCAGCAACTGCCCCGTCCGGGAGGACATCGCGGCCGGCCGCAGCTCGCTCTCCCGCGCCGTCGACGTGGTCAGGACGTGATCGGCGTACTGCGTGACCGGACTGCGCGGCCGCCCCGTGATGGCCACGGTCGTGGCGCCCCGCTCGAACGCCACCCGCAGCGGCTCGATGACGTCCCGGGTCGACCCGGAGTGGGTGATGGCGACGGCGACGTCCCCGGCGCCCAGCTGCACCGCGTTCGTCACCGCGAGGTGTGGGTCGCTGTGGGCGTGGGCCACGCGTCCGATCCGCAGCAGCTTCTGGGTGAGGTCCTGGGCGACCAGCCCGCTCGCGCCGACGCCGTACACGTCGACCCGCCGCGCCCCCGCCGTCGCGGTGACCGCCGCCTCCAGTTGGGCGGTGTCGAGTCCGGCGGCGGTGTCGGCGAGGGTCTGCTGCTCGTCGTAGGCGAGTTTGGCGACGACGTCGGTGAGGGAGTCGTCGACGTCGATGTCCCGGGTGAGGGCGGGAGCGCGGCCGGACTGCTGCTGGGCGGCGAGTCCGGCGAGGGCGAGGCGCAGGTCGCGGTAGCCGGGGTAGCCGAGGACACGGGCGGTGCGGACGACGGTCGCCTCGCTGGTGCCGGTGCGTTCGGCCAGGCCGGTGACGGTGAGGGCGGCGCACCCGGCGGGGTCGCTCGCGACGGCCTCGGCGACGCGCCGCATGGAGCGGGTCAGGGAGGGCGCGAGCGTACGGACCTTGCCGGCGAGCGCGGCGGGCGCCGCACGGAAGGCTTCCGGATCGAAGGTTTCCGCAGGGAAGGTTTCCGGAGGGAAGGTTTCCTTCGCTTCCTGGGTCACAGGGGAAAGGTATTTTCAGCCTGGGGGCGGGTCAAGCTCGCGCACAATAGGACTATGGAGTCCTCCGGTATCCCCGTCGGCGTCCTCGAACAGGCGCTGCACACCGCCCGTGCCCTCGTCCTCGCCGATCTGGCCGCGGGCGAGGTGGCCGCGCCGGACGTGGTGTCGATGGTGGAGGACTCCGTCGTACAACGCCGCTGGTGGGTGGAGCAGTGGCCGGACGGCGTGGCGTATCTGCCCGGGCTGGTCGCCCAGGACGTCCAGGACGCCCTTCTCGAACGGTACGGACGCTGGCCGCTGTGTCCGGTCTGCGGCTCGGGCGATCCGCACGCCCTCGACGTCGAGCCCGAACTGGGCCCCGACCCGCACTGGGTGTGTCACAAGGCGGGCGTGAAGGTCGCTGCGGTCGGCACCCTGGGGTCGGCGACGGGCGGGACGCGCCCCTCATGAGGTCGAGGCCGTTGTGACGATCTACATCGACCCGCCGAACTGGCCGGGCCACGGCCGGATGTGGTCCCACCTCGTCAGCGACGTCTCCTACGACGAACTGCACGCGTTCGCCGAGAAGGCGGGGGTGCCCTCGCGCGCCTTCGAGCGCGACCACTACGACATTCCGTCCCACCGGTACGCCGAGGTGGTGGCGGCCGGCGCGGTCGAGGTGAGCAGCCGTGAGGTGGTGCGGCTGCTGCATGGAGCGGGGCTGCGCCGGCGCAAGGGCGGGCTCAGTCGTTGAACACCGGCTCCATGGTGTGCCACCAGGCGGTCAGGCTGCTCTGGTCGGGGCCGGTGATCTGCACCAGGGCGGGACGGTCGTAGTAGCTGCAGAGGAAGACGTACTGCCCGGTGGTCGACAGGAAGCACACCACATCGCCCGCCGCCTGGCCGGTGTTGTTCTCGGACCAACTGCCGCGCACATTGATCTGGGTCTCGCAGTTCCCTTCGGGGAGGCTGCTCGCGTAGCTCTGGAAGACGGCGTCCCGGTCGGTCTTCGTCTCGTACGTCACGACGCTGGCCTTGCCGGTGCCGGTGACGCCGAACCGGTCGACGGTGGTGACCGTGCAGTACAGCGCGGCCGTGGCGCCCTGCCACACGGTGTGGGAGCAGCTCCCGGGTGACCACTGGTCGGTGTTGAGCGAGTCGCGCAGGTCGTGCTCGGCGGGGGTGAGGCCGTCGTCCTCGCCGCCGGACCGAGGCGTGGGACCGGAGTTGTCCGGGGTGGGCGGGGGCGGATCGCTGCTCGGGCTCTCGCCGGGCGGTGAGCTGACGGGCTCGACGGGCGTGCTGCTGCTTGGGGGCGGCGGGTCGGCGATGTCCCCCTTGGACTGCTGGGCCTGGAAGTAGAGGCTCACCAGGGCGATCACCGTGCTGATCACCACACCGATGATGGTCCAGCGCACCCCCCGGCCGGCATGCGGGTCGGGCAGCGGCGGTCCGGGTGGCCGCGGTGGCGTGGACGGGCCGTACGAACTCATGACGCTCCCCCGCTTCCCCCGGCGTACACGGCCCGTGCGCGGCGTGGCCGTGCCGGAATTATCCGAAGCGCGTGGGGTGGGAGGGGACCCGAAGAACGGAAGATCGCCCCCGGCTACGCCAGGTCCAGGTCAGCCGCGCAGCTCATACGCGTATGTGCCCTCGCCCTCCCAGACCCGGACGAACCCGGTCCGTTCGAGTACGGCGCGGGAGGAGGCGTTGCCCTGTTCGACCGTGGCGAACAGTCGCCGTACGTCGTCCCGGGCGAGCGCCCAGTCGGCCAGCGCGCGCAGCGCCTCGGTGGCGTAGCCCCGGCCACGGGCGTCCCGGACGAGGTCGTAGCCGATCTCGGTCCGTCCGTCCTCGTCGGGCGCGGTGTGGAACCCCATGCTGCCGATCGCCCGCCCGTCCTCCCGCCGTACGAGCACGTACAACCCGAAGTCCGGCCGCAGTACGCCGCTTTCGTGGGCCCGGAACACCATGCCGGCGGCGTCGCGCGTGCCGTCGTAGGGTCCGCCCCCGAGCCAGTCGAAGCCGCCGTCGCCGCCGGACCACAGATCGGCGAGGGCGGTGGGGGAGGCGCTTTCGAGGGTGAGGCGGGGGCCGGGTATGCGGATCACGACGTGAGCAGTTCCAGCTCGGACCGCAGGTTGTAGCGGGCGGTCGCCTCCCACCGGTCCGCCCCGTACGGCGTCCTGAACAGCCTGGGCAGCTCGAGGAGCTGACGCAGGATCGAGGCGCGGCCGGCTCGGAAGGCGTCGCCCGGCACGAAGTGGTACTCCTCGCGGACGGCGGCCGTGTAGGCGGCGTACGCGGAGGGCGGCGCGGCGAGGATCGCGAGGTCGGCGTCGCACAGCACCTGGCCGTCGCGGTCGTCGTCGGCGGGGTCGTGTGTGACGGTCAGCCGCACCAGCCGCGCCACCTCGGCGGTTCTCGCCTCTCCCACCCCCGCCTCGGACAGGGCCCGCTCGGCCAGCCGGGCGGAGCGCTCCTCGTTCTCGGAGCGGTCGGGCAGATAGACGGCGTCGTGGAACCAGGCGGCGAGCCGTACGACGGCCGGGTCGTCCGCGTGCTCCTCCAGGACGTCGATGTGGTCGAGGACCGCGGTGAGGTGGGTGAGCGTGTGGTAGCGGCGCTGGGGCTCCTGCCAGCGGGTGAGGAGGTTCTCGGCGTAGGGCGCGGGGTCGGGGCCGGCCGCGGCCGGGTCCCGGGCGGCCTCCAGGGCGTGGGCGAAGCGGGTGCGCAGGGCGTCGAGGTCGGCCATGGGGTCATTCTCGCGCGCGTGGGTGCGGGTGGGGACCGGGAGGCGAGCGTATGGTGCAATTGGACTAGACAACTGGACTAGACCTGTCGTGATGATTCTCGATGAATGGGGTCCCATGAGCGAGCGTGCAGTGCTGGAGGTGATCGCCCTCGACGCCGAGGACGCGATCGCGGCCCGGGCCGGAGGCGCGGACCGCCTCGAACTGGTCACCGACATGGCGGCGGACGGCCTGACCCCGCCGACGACGACCCTCACCGCCGTCCGGTCCGCCGTGGACATCCCGCTCCGCGTGATGCTGCGCCTGACGGACGGCTTCGCGGCGGGGGACGTGGACCGGCTGGTGCGGGTGGCGGGCGAGCTGCGGGCGGCGGGGGCGGAGGAGTTCGTGCTGGGGTTCCTCGAAGCGGGCGGCGGGGTGGACCTCGGTGCCGTGGAGCGGGTCGTCACCGCGTTGGACGGCTGCCCCTGGACCTTCCACCGGGCCCTCGACCACGCCACCGACCGCGACTCCGTACGCAAGCAGCTGGACGGCCTGCCCGGCCTGGACACCTACCTCACCGCAGGCTCGCCCGCGGGCGTGGACGAGGGCCTCCCGACCCTCCTGTCGGAGGCGTCCCGGGCAGGCGACCAGCAGCTCCTGGTCGGCGGGGGCCTACGCCTGGACCATGTACCGACCCTGAGAAGGGCGGGCGTGACGGCCTTTCACATCGGCGGGGCGGCGAGGCCGGGGGGCTGGAGCAAGCCGGTGTCGGTGGAGGCTGTGCGGGAGTGGCGGAGAGCGCTTGACGCCGGCTGAACGCGCAGCGTCCCCGCCGCACGTCCCTACCGCCGGGTGCATGGCGGGTCGTAGCGCAATTGAGGCATGTACGTGTGCCAGAGCGCGGGTGTCAGGAGTTCTCCCGTCGCCCGGCACACGTAGTCGATGGCAGCCCGGATGGACAGAGGCAGGACGCGTACCGTCTCCTCGCCGTCGCCGATGAACAGGAAACGTCCGTCGGGGGAGAACACGACGGCGTTGACGTAGTCGACGATCCCGGTCACCGCCTCTCCATGGGCCCGTGCGCGGCCCGTGTCATCGACGTCCCACAAGCGGATGGTCTGATCGAAGCTGCCGCTTACCAGCGTGTGTCCATCCGGGCTGAAGGCCAGGGTGTAGACGGTGTCCTTGTGGCCGGTGAGGGCGGAGCCCGCCGGAGCGGGATGCGTGCGGTCGGCGAGGTTCCACAAGCGGATCGTGGCGTCGTTGCCGGAAGCCGCGAGGAAACGGCTGTCTGGGCTGAAGGCGACTGTCTGGAGCGGGTCCGCACTCGCCTGGAGGGGGGAACCTGTGGGAGCGGGCTGCGCCGGCCGGGTGATGTCCCACAATCGGAGGCTGCCCTGGTCCGCCACGGCGGCGAGCGTGCGGCCGTCGGGACTGATGGCCAGACGGTTGATCTGGCCCGCATGGGAGTCCAACGACGGTCCGAGAGCCGAGGGGTGGGACGGATCGGAGACGTCCCACAGCTTGACCGTGCCGTCACCGTTGCCGCCTGCGAGCGTGCGCCCGTCCGGCGTGTACGCGACCGTCAGGAAGTTGTTCCGCGAGCTGTGGAGCGGTTTGCCCAGTGGCGTGGGCCTGGCCGGTCTGGTGACATCCCACAACTGGACATCGGGTCCGGCCGCGACGGCCAGGGCCTTTCCGTCGGGGCTGAAGGTGACCCAGTTGGGGTACGGGGTGTCACCGTGGATCGAAGCGCTGACCGGGTGCGGGTCGGTCGGATGTGCGACGTTCCAGAGGCGGACGGTGTTGTCCTCGGATCCCGAGGCGAGGAGATGCCCGTCAGGACTCAAGGCCACGGTGTCGACGTAACTCGTGTGTCCGGTGAGGATGGTGCGCGGGATGGTCCAGATGCGGACGGAGTGGTCGGCTCCTGCACTGGCCAGCATCCTGCCCCTCGGGTCGAAGGCCAGTGCCAGTACATGCCCACTGTGCCCATTGAGGGCCCCGCTGAAATCCCGGACATGGGTCGGGGCCGTCACATTCTCGAGCCAGATGGTGTTGTCGTCGCCGCCGTAGGCCATCAGAGGGCTAGTGGGGGAGAAAGCGACGGTATTCACCACATTGTTGCTGTATATGCCATCGAGTGGTTTCGGCTCGGCCGGGTTGGTGATGTTCCAGCGATGGGCGTTCTGATCGCTCCCGGCGGCGGCCAGTATGCGGCTGTCCGGGCTGAAGGCCACCGCCTGGGCGGAACCTTCATGCCCGGCGAAGAAGGGAATTCTTTCCGTCCGTCCGATTTCGGAGGGGTGCCGCCGGTCCGTCACCTGCCACAACCGCACCGTCGGATCAGTTCCGCCGGATGCCAGCAACTTGCCGTTCGGGCTGAAAGCCAACCCGTTCACTTCACCCGCCGAAGCCGGAAGCGGCTTTGCGACGAGATGGAGGTGACCTGGGTCGGCGGCGTCCCACAGGCGGATGTCGCCGTCGTGGCCGGCGCCGGCCAGGGTCCGTCCATCCGGGCTGAAGGCAAGTGTCTTCAGGGGCCCGTCGCCCTTGCCGGCCGCGGTGCTCAGAACGTCCGGGCTGGTGGGCCGGCTGAGATCCCACATGCGGACGGTGCCGTCCTCCCCTGTTGCCGCCAGCAGGTTCCCTCTGGGGCTGAAGGCCAAGGCCGATATCGCGCCCTGAGCGCCGCGCAGCGGGTTGCCCAGCGCGGTCGGGTGGTCGGCCCGAACGGTGTTCCACAGCCGGATGGTTCCGTCGCCGCCCCCGCTCGCCAGCAGATGTCCGTCCGGACTGAAGCCCACGGCGTTCACATGGTCCGTGTGGCCGGCCAGCACAGCGGCCAGCGGAATGTTCTGGGCGCTCAGCAGTCGAGTTCCTGTGGACGCGGCCGGAGACATCCGGTGCGCCACCAGATCGAGTTGGGCGGCGAGCGACGGGTTGCTCGCGCGTACCTGGTCGGCCTCGGCCGTGATCTCGCCGAGGATCGCGGTGTTGCGTTCGCGTTGTGCCGTGTCGCGCTGCTGGAAAGCAAGGGCGGCGGAGAGTGCGGCGAGCACGGCCAGTACCGACAGACCGGCAATGACGCCTTGGCGGATCCGGCGTGTGCGGTGACGTTGCCGTGCCGATGCGGTCAGAAAGGCGGACACCGCCGGGCCCAGCGCGCCAGTGCTCTCGTCGTCGGCCAGGGTGCGGGCCTCGTCCAGCCTGTGGCCCCGGTACAACAGCCCGGGGTCGTGGCCGGACTCCTCCCAGGCGTCTGCCGCCTCGTCCAGTCGCTGGCGGACCATGTACTGGGAGCGATGCGCCTCGATCCACTCGCGCAGACGCGGCCAGGCTCGCAACAGCACTTCGTGGGTGATGGTGACCGTCTCCTGCTCACGGGTCAGCAGCCGCCCGCGGGTGAATGCTTCGATGACCTCGGCGACTTCGTGGGAGCGTGCGCCCTCCCCCAGGAGTTCGGTGTACCGCACCGGGCGCCGCGTGTCGTGAGTGCCGTCGCCGAACTTGATCAGCCGTAGGAACACATGCTGTGCCGTCTTCCGCGCTTGGGCGTCCAGTTGGTCGAAGCAGCGGTCCGCTTCGACTGTCACGCTGTGCGCGATGCCTCCGGTTGCCTCGTATCCCTCCACGGTGAGGGCGTGACCCGCCCGGCGCAGCCAGGTGGCCCGCAGGGCGTGGGCGAGGAGTGGCAGTCGTCCGATCTCGTAGGCGTCGGCCTGGTCCGCTTCTTCGGCTTCGTCACCCGGTTCCGGTGTGCCCAGGTCGCGCATCAGGACGGGAACGAGCCCGGGTTCCACGTCCAGCCCGACCGTACGGGAGGGGTGGAGGATCGCTTCGCGCACGCCGGTCCGGGACAGCGGTCCCACGATTACCTGGTTGCGTTCCACAGCGTCCAGAAGGCGGGGATGGGCGGCACATTGGGTGTAGAAATCGGAGCGCAGGCCGAAGACGACCAAGCCGATGGGTGGCTCACCGTTGGGGCCGATGACCGTCAGGCCCAGAACCGCGTCGAGGAAGTTCCTCCGCTCGTGCTCGTCCGCGCACAGGGTGAAAAGTTCCTCCAACTGGTCGACGACCAGTACCAGGGGCCGCTGCGGGGCGGACTCGTTGCCGCCCGCCGCGAGTGCGCGGCGCAACGCGGCCGGCTGCCAGAGGGGACTGTCGGAATCGTTCTCGGAAGTCTTCCGGCCTGAGCCTGTGACGTCCGACAGGCGGCTGCGGAGGGCCGCCAAGGGATGGGCGGTCGGAGTCATCCACACGTGTGGCCAGTGCGCGGAGCCAGGAAGAGCCCCCCGTGCGAGCTCGGCCAGGAGCCCCGCTTTGAGCAGCGAGGACTTCCCGGCCCCAGAGGGCGCGACGACCACCAGTGCCCCGCCCACCGCGAGACAGGCGTCGAGCCGGACCAGCAGCTTGGCGACCAGCCTGTCCCTGCCGAAGAACCACTGGGCCTGTTCGGTGCTGAAGGCGGCCAGACCGGGATACGGGCATTCCTGCGAGATCTCGGCGGTATGCACACGCCGAGCCGATCGCACGCCGTCCTCG
It includes:
- a CDS encoding NACHT and WD repeat domain-containing protein — its product is MTAAGRLPPHREKVRLEAHASDRARIYQARRDLYLSERDLHLHYEDGVRSARRVHTAEISQECPYPGLAAFSTEQAQWFFGRDRLVAKLLVRLDACLAVGGALVVVAPSGAGKSSLLKAGLLAELARGALPGSAHWPHVWMTPTAHPLAALRSRLSDVTGSGRKTSENDSDSPLWQPAALRRALAAGGNESAPQRPLVLVVDQLEELFTLCADEHERRNFLDAVLGLTVIGPNGEPPIGLVVFGLRSDFYTQCAAHPRLLDAVERNQVIVGPLSRTGVREAILHPSRTVGLDVEPGLVPVLMRDLGTPEPGDEAEEADQADAYEIGRLPLLAHALRATWLRRAGHALTVEGYEATGGIAHSVTVEADRCFDQLDAQARKTAQHVFLRLIKFGDGTHDTRRPVRYTELLGEGARSHEVAEVIEAFTRGRLLTREQETVTITHEVLLRAWPRLREWIEAHRSQYMVRQRLDEAADAWEESGHDPGLLYRGHRLDEARTLADDESTGALGPAVSAFLTASARQRHRTRRIRQGVIAGLSVLAVLAALSAALAFQQRDTAQRERNTAILGEITAEADQVRASNPSLAAQLDLVAHRMSPAASTGTRLLSAQNIPLAAVLAGHTDHVNAVGFSPDGHLLASGGGDGTIRLWNTVRADHPTALGNPLRGAQGAISALAFSPRGNLLAATGEDGTVRMWDLSRPTSPDVLSTAAGKGDGPLKTLAFSPDGRTLAGAGHDGDIRLWDAADPGHLHLVAKPLPASAGEVNGLAFSPNGKLLASGGTDPTVRLWQVTDRRHPSEIGRTERIPFFAGHEGSAQAVAFSPDSRILAAAGSDQNAHRWNITNPAEPKPLDGIYSNNVVNTVAFSPTSPLMAYGGDDNTIWLENVTAPTHVRDFSGALNGHSGHVLALAFDPRGRMLASAGADHSVRIWTIPRTILTGHTSYVDTVALSPDGHLLASGSEDNTVRLWNVAHPTDPHPVSASIHGDTPYPNWVTFSPDGKALAVAAGPDVQLWDVTRPARPTPLGKPLHSSRNNFLTVAYTPDGRTLAGGNGDGTVKLWDVSDPSHPSALGPSLDSHAGQINRLAISPDGRTLAAVADQGSLRLWDITRPAQPAPTGSPLQASADPLQTVAFSPDSRFLAASGNDATIRLWNLADRTHPAPAGSALTGHKDTVYTLAFSPDGHTLVSGSFDQTIRLWDVDDTGRARAHGEAVTGIVDYVNAVVFSPDGRFLFIGDGEETVRVLPLSIRAAIDYVCRATGELLTPALWHTYMPQLRYDPPCTRR
- a CDS encoding HD domain-containing protein yields the protein MADLDALRTRFAHALEAARDPAAAGPDPAPYAENLLTRWQEPQRRYHTLTHLTAVLDHIDVLEEHADDPAVVRLAAWFHDAVYLPDRSENEERSARLAERALSEAGVGEARTAEVARLVRLTVTHDPADDDRDGQVLCDADLAILAAPPSAYAAYTAAVREEYHFVPGDAFRAGRASILRQLLELPRLFRTPYGADRWEATARYNLRSELELLTS
- a CDS encoding copper homeostasis protein CutC; amino-acid sequence: MSERAVLEVIALDAEDAIAARAGGADRLELVTDMAADGLTPPTTTLTAVRSAVDIPLRVMLRLTDGFAAGDVDRLVRVAGELRAAGAEEFVLGFLEAGGGVDLGAVERVVTALDGCPWTFHRALDHATDRDSVRKQLDGLPGLDTYLTAGSPAGVDEGLPTLLSEASRAGDQQLLVGGGLRLDHVPTLRRAGVTAFHIGGAARPGGWSKPVSVEAVREWRRALDAG
- a CDS encoding GNAT family N-acetyltransferase translates to MIRIPGPRLTLESASPTALADLWSGGDGGFDWLGGGPYDGTRDAAGMVFRAHESGVLRPDFGLYVLVRREDGRAIGSMGFHTAPDEDGRTEIGYDLVRDARGRGYATEALRALADWALARDDVRRLFATVEQGNASSRAVLERTGFVRVWEGEGTYAYELRG
- a CDS encoding MurR/RpiR family transcriptional regulator gives rise to the protein MTQEAKETFPPETFPAETFDPEAFRAAPAALAGKVRTLAPSLTRSMRRVAEAVASDPAGCAALTVTGLAERTGTSEATVVRTARVLGYPGYRDLRLALAGLAAQQQSGRAPALTRDIDVDDSLTDVVAKLAYDEQQTLADTAAGLDTAQLEAAVTATAGARRVDVYGVGASGLVAQDLTQKLLRIGRVAHAHSDPHLAVTNAVQLGAGDVAVAITHSGSTRDVIEPLRVAFERGATTVAITGRPRSPVTQYADHVLTTSTARESELRPAAMSSRTGQLLVVDCLFVGVAQRTYEVAGPALAASYEALAHRHR
- a CDS encoding DUF4031 domain-containing protein → MTIYIDPPNWPGHGRMWSHLVSDVSYDELHAFAEKAGVPSRAFERDHYDIPSHRYAEVVAAGAVEVSSREVVRLLHGAGLRRRKGGLSR